The DNA segment GGTGCTGTTCCTCACCGGCGGCGCGTCCCAGCAGTTCGCGCAGGTGCCCATGAACTTCCTCACGCAGGGCGCCTCCGCCGACTACCTGATGACGGGCGTCTGGAGCGAGAAGGCCTTCGACGAGGCGAAGTACTTCGGCTCACCGCGCATCGCCGCGACCACCGTGCAGCCGGACAAGCGCTACCTGCGTGTGCCGAAGCAGGGAGAGCTCCAGCTCGACCCCCAGGCCGCCTATGTGCACCTGACGAGCAACAACACCATCTTCGGCTCGCAATGGCACAGCTTCCCGGACGTGGGCCGGGTGCCGCTGGTGGCGGACATGAGCTCGGACTTCCTCTGGAAGCCCACGGACGTGAGCCGCTTCGCGCTCATCTACGCGGGCGCGCAGAAGAACCTGGGCCCCTCCGGCGTCACGCTCATCATCGCGGCGAAGGACTTCATCGCGAAGGGACGCAAGGACATCCCCAAGTACTTCCGCTACGCGACGCACGCGGAGAACAACTCGCTCTACAACACGCCCCCCACGCTGGCCATCTACCTGGTGCGCAACGTGCTCCAGTGGGCCAAGGGGCTGGGCGGCCTGCCCGCGCTGGAGCGGCGCAACCGCGAGAAGGCGGACGCCCT comes from the Corallococcus macrosporus genome and includes:
- the serC gene encoding 3-phosphoserine/phosphohydroxythreonine transaminase gives rise to the protein MRVINFNAGPAGLPLPALEQARDELLDFHGTGMSVMEHSHRGKDYEGVHDEAVALLTELLGIPATHQVLFLTGGASQQFAQVPMNFLTQGASADYLMTGVWSEKAFDEAKYFGSPRIAATTVQPDKRYLRVPKQGELQLDPQAAYVHLTSNNTIFGSQWHSFPDVGRVPLVADMSSDFLWKPTDVSRFALIYAGAQKNLGPSGVTLIIAAKDFIAKGRKDIPKYFRYATHAENNSLYNTPPTLAIYLVRNVLQWAKGLGGLPALERRNREKADALYGAIDRNAGFYRAPVERESRSVMNVVFHLPTEELDAAFVSEAKKAHMVGLKGHRTAGGIRVSMYNAVSPQDVMTLTSFMDHFVKTHG